Sequence from the Herbaspirillum sp. meg3 genome:
CTATCCACAAGACGAGAACCTGCATCACGTCAAACTGAAGGCCTTCCTGGAAACCTGCGTGGCGGCAACAGATAGCCTGACGGCGCTGACATTGGCATGGAATGGCGCTGCGGCAGAACCCATCAGCGTCGCGGCGCTGTGGCACAGCCTGGAAGCTGACCTGCCAAACATTGCCAGCCTGTCCATGGATTGGGAACAGGTGTTGCTGGCAAACGGCAATTTGGCGACGAATTTGCTGAAGTTTGTAGAAACAGTTCCACCGAGAGCCTGAAGCGCCAAAAAATTAGGTTAAAATATAGGGCTAATTTTTACGCATCAATGCATTAACAATTTAATCGTACGTGGGCTTGCGGTGTTTTTTGCCAGTAGGCTACAGAAGATTTTTACGCAACCTACTTTTTACGTATATTCGCTATGAAATTTGCAAAAGAAATTCGCGTCGGCAACATCATTATGGTTGATAGCAAGCCAATGATCGTCCTGCGCTCTGATGTCAACGGTTCGAGCCGCACTGGTTTCACTTACAAGTGGAAGATGAAGAACCTGCTGACCAACAGCCCACAAGAAAACGTTTTCCGCGGCGACGACAAGTTCGAAGTGGTCGTGCTGGACAAGAAGGAAGTGACTTACTCCTACTTCGCTGATCCGCTGTACGTGTTCATGGATTCCGAATACAACCAGTTCGAAATCGAAGGCGAAAACTTGGGCGACGCTCTGGGTTACCTGAAGGACGGCATGGAATGCGAAGCAGTCTTCTACGACGGCAAGGCAATCTCGGTCGAACTGCCAACAACGATCGTTCGTCAAGTTGTGTACTCGGAACCGGCAGTCAAGGGCAACACTTCGGGCAACGTCCTGAAGGAAGCCAAGATCGAAAACGCAATCGAAGCAAATCAGATCGTCGTGATGGTCCCGCTGTTCGTCAGCCAGGATGATCAGATCGAAATCGACACACGCACCAACGAATACAAGAAAGTCGTTCGTAACTGATTTCAGTTATTCAGAAGTGCACATAAAGACGCCGCGTTCTTCGCGGCGTTTTTTATTTCTTGCTGCGATACCAGCACGCCATGCCGTGCCTTCCCCATCCGGCTTCGCCCGAGTAGCGGAATCCCCTCCTCCTGCCCCCCTCTGTCGTCGTACTTACCCGACATCACCTGACACCACCCTACCAAACACATGCAATAAAAATATAGTTGCATTGCGAATTAAATTGCCGTATTGTTGATTCATGTTTGATCACTGCCTCTATTTCAATACCGCAGCATTGTCCCGCCGGCTTGAGCGTGAGTGGGCAGAAGCCTTCGCGCCGTTTGGCCTGACTGCGCCGCAAGGCTTCATGCTCAGGGCCATTATCGACAGGCCCGGGATGCTGCAGAGCGAACTGGCGGCAGAGCTTGCCATCGCACGCTCGACCACCACGCGTGCGCTAGACACGCTGGAACAAAAAGGCCTCCTTGAACGCCGTCGTACAGAAGGAGATGGCCGGGAGATATCGGTTTATCCGACTGCTGCCGGCATAGAAATCAAAGTGCCGTTGAATGCGTCTGCAGGCGGCGCGGCAGAGAAGATACGAAAGATTCTGGGCAAGGAAGAATTTGCCGATGCAGTCCTGAAAATCAGAGATGTGCGCTCTGCGCTGGAGTAATTTTTACTCCCCAAGCCGGCGCTCTTTTTTTAACCCATATAGTTGCATTGCTAATTACTTACAACAAACACATACGCGCACCACAGCCAATCGGCAATGCCCTGTTTGATTCATCCCCACTTCCATTTTCAACACCAGGAGAAAACCATGTTCGCAATGCAATACGGATTTGACGTTACCGATGCAGAAGCCGTCAGGCAACGTGTCAAAGAGATTGGCAGCCGATTTGATCAGCTTCCGGGTCTCTATACAAAAGCCTTTTTGGTCGCGGACGCCATCGATGGAAGTCCGGCCCGCTACACGCCGTTCTATATCTGGAATGAATTAAGCGGCATGAGCGACTTCCTGCTGTCGGATGCCTTTCGCGCGGTGATTGCCAAGTATGGCCGCCCGGTCGTACAGCGCTGGAACAAGATCGCCTTCTTCAAAGGACAGGCAGCGACGCAGACGCCGGTACTGGCGATTCAGCAATTCATTGATATCCCTGAAGATGTCGATCTGGCGCAACTGTGCGCGCTGCAAGCGACTGATGCCGAAGCGATGACGCATGAACATGGCCTGCACTCCGTCTTTATCGGGCTGGACACCACTGCGTGGAAATTGATGAGGATATCGCTATGGCATGTTGCACCGGTATCTTCCCACGAAGGGAAAAGTTTTGAAGTGGCGCACCTTTCGGCGCCGGGCATGAACCGGGAAACCAAATAAGGTAGAAAGGCAGATCAACCTGCATCTGCCTTCCGACCTATTGCCTAGACCTATTTACCGGCCTGCAATCTACTCCAGCCCTTTTACCTGCGCCAGATGGCGGGCGGCCTTACCGCCTTCGCTGGCCCAGAATGCCTTGTCGGCAGCGTGAATGCGCACTGCCGAATTCTCCATGTGCCGCAATGCCGCCGCACGCGCCGCATCGGCATCGCCATCGGTAATGGCCTGCGCAATCACGGCATGCTCATCACGCACCTGCTGCCGAAAATCCTCGCGCCGCGCTTCGTTGATACGCGCCACCCGGATCGCCGCCTGCAAGAACTGACTCAGAAATTCCAGCAAAGAGGTGTAGAGCGGATTGTGCGCCGCCTCGGAGATCGCCGCATGGAAAGCAAAATCTTCCTGCACACCATCCCTGCCCTCCTGCACCGCTTTGTCGATGTTCTTCAGTGCCTGCCGGATGCGCAGGTTCTGCGCCCTGGTGCGCCGCTGAGCCGCCAGCGCGGCCATCTCGCCCTCCACACCGCGCCGCAACTCAATCACGCGCAGCACCGCCTGAATCGAATCCTGCACATCAATATCAAGGCGAAAAGGCGTGGCATTGTTCGGCGCCAGAACAACGGTGCCGCTGCCTCTGCGCGACCCGACCAGCCCTTCCGATTTGAGACGTGAAATGGCTTCGCGAATCACAGTACGGCTGACCTGAAAGCGTTCGGTCAACTCATTCTCCGACGGCATGCGCTCGCCGGGCGCAAAATCGCCCTGACGGATCTGGTCGTACAGGGTCGTGGTAACGCGGTCAGCCAGCGTACCCTTGGCCGAAACCAGACTAGTGGGCAGCGGCATATTGAGATTGGTTTTGGAGAGCTGAGTATTTTTCATGTTGATTGACATGATACCGCTTTCTTTTTACACTGACTGCAAAGTTGTATGACAACTTTAAAATTTTACTGAACCCCATCAACCCAATTGAAATCTGCTCATGGTCCGTAGCGAGAGACCGTTAGCCGATAGCGGCCGGAGCGGAGGAACCGTAGTGTACTTTAGTACATGAGGATTCCGAGCACCGCCCGCCATCGGATCACGGCCTCGCAGCAGGAGCATGAGCAGATTGGAGGAGAACATATGCATATCGTTATTACCGGCGGCGCCGGTTTTCTGGGTAGCCGTCTGGCGCGTCAATTGCTCAAGCGCGGTCAGCTGACCGGCAGCGACGGCAAGCAGCAAACCATCAGCCGTATCACCCTGCTCGACGTGGTCGCTGCACAAGGATTTGACGATGCGCGCATTGAGTCGGTCGTCGGTGATATCGCCGATGCCGCCGTCATCGAGCGTGTCATCAACAAGAACACGCAGTCGATCTTCCATCTGGCCGCTATCGTCAGCGGCCACGCCGAAGCCGACTTCGAACTCGGCATGAAGATCAACTTCGACGCCACCCGCATCATCCTGGAACGCGCCCGCGCGCTCGGCACCAAACCGCGTCTGGTGTTCACCAGCTCAGTTGCCGTGTTCGGCGGCGAACTGCCGGCACAAGTCCCGGACAACGCATTGCTGATGCCACAAAGCTCCTACGGCGCGCAAA
This genomic interval carries:
- a CDS encoding elongation factor P, translated to MKFAKEIRVGNIIMVDSKPMIVLRSDVNGSSRTGFTYKWKMKNLLTNSPQENVFRGDDKFEVVVLDKKEVTYSYFADPLYVFMDSEYNQFEIEGENLGDALGYLKDGMECEAVFYDGKAISVELPTTIVRQVVYSEPAVKGNTSGNVLKEAKIENAIEANQIVVMVPLFVSQDDQIEIDTRTNEYKKVVRN
- a CDS encoding MarR family winged helix-turn-helix transcriptional regulator; the encoded protein is MFDHCLYFNTAALSRRLEREWAEAFAPFGLTAPQGFMLRAIIDRPGMLQSELAAELAIARSTTTRALDTLEQKGLLERRRTEGDGREISVYPTAAGIEIKVPLNASAGGAAEKIRKILGKEEFADAVLKIRDVRSALE
- a CDS encoding DUF4865 family protein translates to MFAMQYGFDVTDAEAVRQRVKEIGSRFDQLPGLYTKAFLVADAIDGSPARYTPFYIWNELSGMSDFLLSDAFRAVIAKYGRPVVQRWNKIAFFKGQAATQTPVLAIQQFIDIPEDVDLAQLCALQATDAEAMTHEHGLHSVFIGLDTTAWKLMRISLWHVAPVSSHEGKSFEVAHLSAPGMNRETK
- a CDS encoding FadR/GntR family transcriptional regulator; the protein is MPLPTSLVSAKGTLADRVTTTLYDQIRQGDFAPGERMPSENELTERFQVSRTVIREAISRLKSEGLVGSRRGSGTVVLAPNNATPFRLDIDVQDSIQAVLRVIELRRGVEGEMAALAAQRRTRAQNLRIRQALKNIDKAVQEGRDGVQEDFAFHAAISEAAHNPLYTSLLEFLSQFLQAAIRVARINEARREDFRQQVRDEHAVIAQAITDGDADAARAAALRHMENSAVRIHAADKAFWASEGGKAARHLAQVKGLE